In a single window of the Heterodontus francisci isolate sHetFra1 chromosome 35, sHetFra1.hap1, whole genome shotgun sequence genome:
- the LOC137350480 gene encoding uncharacterized protein CFAP97D2-like isoform X1, giving the protein MHRAYQPIIPTTNKYLQQKWDKDDYQRHRTKVQKASAVVDTKGPQTPAHLQVKLKKLQLQEERLAVITRDNQILSSKLADIMRSNGTVENWNNYTYKSLNAEKRQRELMQISHENQAILHRIMHCESEYSRSRLKEAWEKVERVQKDIARYPRGLKTGKVERKYTAEKSEAR; this is encoded by the exons ATGCACCGAGCTTACCAACCCATCATTCCGACCACTAATAAGTACCTGCAGCAGAAATGGGACAAGGATGATTACCAAAGGCATAGGACAAAG GTGCAAAAGGCCTCAGCAGTTGTGGATACAAAGGGACCTCAGACCCCGGCACATCTTCAAGTCAAGCTAAAAAAACTACAG CTACAGGAAGAGCGTTTGGCCGTTATAACAAGAGACAATCAGATCCTTTCCTCCAAATTAGCTGACATCATGAGATCCAACGGGACGGTGGAGAATTGGAATAACTACACATATAAAAG TTTGAATGCAGAGAAGCGTCAGAGGGAGCTCATGCAGATATCACATGAGAACCAAGCCATTCTACACCGCATCATGCATTGTGAATCGGAATACAGCCGCAGCAGACTCAAAGAGGCATGGGAGAAAGTGGAGAGAGTGCAAAAAGATATCGCACGTTATCCACGTGGGCTAAAAACTGG